The following are from one region of the Numenius arquata chromosome 23, bNumArq3.hap1.1, whole genome shotgun sequence genome:
- the DCAKD gene encoding dephospho-CoA kinase domain-containing protein, with protein sequence MFLVGLSGGIATGKSTVVAVLRELGCAVIDADVIAREVVQPHFKAHQQIVRYFGTEILLENGEINREALGNIIFSHPEKRQLLNSITHPEIQKEMLKQILKYFVLGYRYVILDIPLLFETKRLTKFMKYTVLVYCDPPTQLSRLMKRNGLSQAEAEARVASQLPLDEKRKLATHVIDNSGDRESTRRQVLRLHARLEDSLDFLWARLVAGAVVAGLGGLVYLLLRHFIS encoded by the exons ATGTTCCTGGTCGGGCTCTCAGGCGGAATCGCGACGGGGAAGAGCACGGTGGTGGCTGTACTCCGGGAACTGGGCTGTGCCGTGATTGATGCCGATGTTATTGCCAGGGAGG TGGTACAGCCCCACTTCAAGGCCCATCAGCAGATAGTGCGGTATTTTGGCACCGAGATCCTCTTGGAGAACGGCGAGATAAATCGTGAGGCTCTAGGAAACATTATCTTCTCCCACCCGGAGAAACGGCAGCTGCTGAACTCCATCACCCACCCGGAGATCCAGAAGGAGATGCTGAAGCAGATCTTGAAGTACTTTGTGCTAG GCTACCGCTACGTGATCCTCGACATCCCTCTGCTCTTCGAAACCAAGAGATTGACCAAGTTTATGAAATACACGGTGTTGGTTTATTG CGACCCACCGACGCAGCTCTCTCGGCTGATGAAGAGGAACGGGCTGTCCCAGGCAGAGGCAGAAGCTCGCGTCGCCTCCCAGCTACCGCTGGACGAGAAGCGCAAATTAGCCACTCACGTCATCGACAACTCCGGGGACCGGGAGAGCACGCGCCGGCAGGTCCTGCGGCTGCACGCCCGCCTGGAGGATTCCCTGGATTTCCTCTGGGCACGGCTGGTGGCCGGCGCGGTTGTGGCTGGGCTTGGAGGGCTGGTGTACCTCCTCCTCCGGCATTTCATCTCTtaa